In Biomphalaria glabrata chromosome 11, xgBioGlab47.1, whole genome shotgun sequence, the following proteins share a genomic window:
- the LOC106061694 gene encoding PP2C-like domain-containing protein CG9801 isoform X2 yields the protein MDYPVEEKIKLKKIKFGPEIFYGDNPDVVPYVQLSPLEDEIVASYTGPDSGLAFAEGYTENNYYVNQVAGVRDWNLRQQQAYGICISLYEQHPISGKISGEPIADCFALCARRNNTILMVADGVNWGEKSRLAARCALYGSMKYLNYKIFERKHKPENTQDVVRHLRKALDEAHRAIMAKEGGLTTLCLCMICPVDNSDQNAVCCVNVGDSFAFIYSTNQGIREVTIGSHDVGSERDIRDAGGAIGPVDGQNPELHNLTCSVTFCHHGDIVFLTTDGISDNFDPVVTKIALPQRANDSNFNSKEKYNSNGSLKFKPELSPKERHVYALKEMERVVHEYELVTEEACSAQSFCGALLQHVLTLTDDKRKIIENPAIYAKRKMTKKDRQSRDSEIVEKMSKAPGKLDHASIVAIEIGAFGKPVDDSASAVAVNATRVTSPAAVRTVSSPRTIPDSPPTPTNLPLCGSVPLSPSSNHSKKSGPRKLFAKLRSLPSSPTSPNPPVLSSSVPNQPSFRPFSPPPPQRQPLSPVNNSTPKSPTKVEANSESRKGLDLQFSPRKFPKRYHRSKTEELRTPTSPSIAESPLEIDVSPQPPRTRSRPRY from the exons AAAACTCAAGAAAATCAAGTTTGGCCCAGAGATATTTTATGGAGACAATCCAGATGTTGTGCCCTACGTTCAGTTGTCTCCCCTGGAGGATGAAATTGTTGCTAGTTACACTGGCCCAGACTCTGGATTGGCTTTTGCTGAGGGCTACACAGAAAATA ATTATTATGTCAACCAAGTGGCTGGAGTTAGAGACTGGAATTTAAGACAGCAGCAGGCTTATGGGATATGCATATCATTGTATGAGCAGCACCCTATCAGTGGCAAAATTTCTG GAGAGCCAATAGCTGACTGTTTTGCACTGTGTGCTAGAAGAAACAACACCATACTGATGGTGGCAGATGGTGTGAACTGGGGTGAGAAGTCTCGTCTAGCTGCTCGCTGTGCTCTGTATGGCAGTATGAAATATCTCaactataaaatatttgaaaggaAGCACAAACCAGAAAATACTCAG GATGTAGTTAGACACTTAAGAAAAGCTCTGGATGAAGCACACAGGGCCATCATGGCCAAGGAAGGAGGCCTGACAACATTGTGCCTGTGTATGATTTGCCCTGTGGATAACTCTGACCAAAATGCTGTGTGCTGTGTCAACGTAGGGGACAGCTTTGCCTTCATTTATTCAACCAATCAGGGTATCAGGGAGGTGACCATAGGCTCACATGATGTGGGCAGTGAAAGAGATATACGTGATGCTGGTGGCGCCATCGGCCCGGTAGATGGGCAGAATCCTGAGCTGCACAACCTGACATGCTCCGTCACATTCTGCCACCATGGGGACATAGTGTTCCTTACTACCGATGGAATCTCTGACAATTTTGATCCGGTTGTGACTAAAATTGCTCTCCCACAGAGAGCCAATGATTCCAACTTTAACAGTAAAGAGAAGTACAACTCAAATGGCAGCTTGAAATTCAAGCCAGAGCTGAGTCCAAAAGAGAGACATGTTTATGCATTAAAGGAGATGGAAAGAGTGGTCCATGAGTATGAACTGGTGACAGAAGAGGCTTGTTCTGCTCAGTCATTCTGTGGTGCACTGTTGCAGCATGTCTTGACTCTCACAgatgacaaaagaaaaataatagaaaatccTGCCATatatgcaaaaagaaaaatgacaaaaaaggACAGGCAGTCCAGGGACTCAGAAATAGTAGAAAAAATGTCTAAAGCTCCTGGCAAGCTGGACCATGCTTCCATAGTGGCTATTGAGATAGGTGCTTTTGGGAAGCCTGTGGATGACAGTGCTTCAGCAGTTGCAGTGAATGCCACAAGAGTGACTTCCCCTGCTGCAGTCAGGACAGTTTCCTCACCTAGAACAATTCCAGACTCTCCTCCAACTCCAACCAATCTCCCACTCTGTGGATCTGTGCCGCTCTCACCTTCTAGTAACCACTCCAAGAAATCTGGCCCAAGAAAGTTGTTTGCCAAATTAAGAAGCTTACCCTCATCTCCTACGTCTCCTAATCCCCCTGTCCTCTCCTCGTCTGTGCCAAACCAACCCTCATTTAGGCCCTTTTCACCTCCACCTCCTCAGCGTCAACCTTTGTCACCTGTCAACAACTCAACCCCAAAGTCCCCAACAAAGGTGGAAGCTAACTCAGAGTCCAGGAAAGGTCTGGATCTTCAGTTCTCCCCTAGGAAGTTTCCCAAACGATACCACCGTAGTAAGACTGAGGAACTGCGCACCCCTACCTCCCCATCTATTGCAGAGTCTCCATTAGAAATAGACGTCTCACCTCAGCCACCGAGGACACGATCTCGGCCAAG ATATTAG
- the LOC106061694 gene encoding PP2C-like domain-containing protein CG9801 isoform X1: MDYPVEEKIKLKKIKFGPEIFYGDNPDVVPYVQLSPLEDEIVASYTGPDSGLAFAEGYTENNYYVNQVAGVRDWNLRQQQAYGICISLYEQHPISGKISGEPIADCFALCARRNNTILMVADGVNWGEKSRLAARCALYGSMKYLNYKIFERKHKPENTQDVVRHLRKALDEAHRAIMAKEGGLTTLCLCMICPVDNSDQNAVCCVNVGDSFAFIYSTNQGIREVTIGSHDVGSERDIRDAGGAIGPVDGQNPELHNLTCSVTFCHHGDIVFLTTDGISDNFDPVVTKIALPQRANDSNFNSKEKYNSNGSLKFKPELSPKERHVYALKEMERVVHEYELVTEEACSAQSFCGALLQHVLTLTDDKRKIIENPAIYAKRKMTKKDRQSRDSEIVEKMSKAPGKLDHASIVAIEIGAFGKPVDDSASAVAVNATRVTSPAAVRTVSSPRTIPDSPPTPTNLPLCGSVPLSPSSNHSKKSGPRKLFAKLRSLPSSPTSPNPPVLSSSVPNQPSFRPFSPPPPQRQPLSPVNNSTPKSPTKVEANSESRKGLDLQFSPRKFPKRYHRSKTEELRTPTSPSIAESPLEIDVSPQPPRTRSRPRSF; encoded by the exons AAAACTCAAGAAAATCAAGTTTGGCCCAGAGATATTTTATGGAGACAATCCAGATGTTGTGCCCTACGTTCAGTTGTCTCCCCTGGAGGATGAAATTGTTGCTAGTTACACTGGCCCAGACTCTGGATTGGCTTTTGCTGAGGGCTACACAGAAAATA ATTATTATGTCAACCAAGTGGCTGGAGTTAGAGACTGGAATTTAAGACAGCAGCAGGCTTATGGGATATGCATATCATTGTATGAGCAGCACCCTATCAGTGGCAAAATTTCTG GAGAGCCAATAGCTGACTGTTTTGCACTGTGTGCTAGAAGAAACAACACCATACTGATGGTGGCAGATGGTGTGAACTGGGGTGAGAAGTCTCGTCTAGCTGCTCGCTGTGCTCTGTATGGCAGTATGAAATATCTCaactataaaatatttgaaaggaAGCACAAACCAGAAAATACTCAG GATGTAGTTAGACACTTAAGAAAAGCTCTGGATGAAGCACACAGGGCCATCATGGCCAAGGAAGGAGGCCTGACAACATTGTGCCTGTGTATGATTTGCCCTGTGGATAACTCTGACCAAAATGCTGTGTGCTGTGTCAACGTAGGGGACAGCTTTGCCTTCATTTATTCAACCAATCAGGGTATCAGGGAGGTGACCATAGGCTCACATGATGTGGGCAGTGAAAGAGATATACGTGATGCTGGTGGCGCCATCGGCCCGGTAGATGGGCAGAATCCTGAGCTGCACAACCTGACATGCTCCGTCACATTCTGCCACCATGGGGACATAGTGTTCCTTACTACCGATGGAATCTCTGACAATTTTGATCCGGTTGTGACTAAAATTGCTCTCCCACAGAGAGCCAATGATTCCAACTTTAACAGTAAAGAGAAGTACAACTCAAATGGCAGCTTGAAATTCAAGCCAGAGCTGAGTCCAAAAGAGAGACATGTTTATGCATTAAAGGAGATGGAAAGAGTGGTCCATGAGTATGAACTGGTGACAGAAGAGGCTTGTTCTGCTCAGTCATTCTGTGGTGCACTGTTGCAGCATGTCTTGACTCTCACAgatgacaaaagaaaaataatagaaaatccTGCCATatatgcaaaaagaaaaatgacaaaaaaggACAGGCAGTCCAGGGACTCAGAAATAGTAGAAAAAATGTCTAAAGCTCCTGGCAAGCTGGACCATGCTTCCATAGTGGCTATTGAGATAGGTGCTTTTGGGAAGCCTGTGGATGACAGTGCTTCAGCAGTTGCAGTGAATGCCACAAGAGTGACTTCCCCTGCTGCAGTCAGGACAGTTTCCTCACCTAGAACAATTCCAGACTCTCCTCCAACTCCAACCAATCTCCCACTCTGTGGATCTGTGCCGCTCTCACCTTCTAGTAACCACTCCAAGAAATCTGGCCCAAGAAAGTTGTTTGCCAAATTAAGAAGCTTACCCTCATCTCCTACGTCTCCTAATCCCCCTGTCCTCTCCTCGTCTGTGCCAAACCAACCCTCATTTAGGCCCTTTTCACCTCCACCTCCTCAGCGTCAACCTTTGTCACCTGTCAACAACTCAACCCCAAAGTCCCCAACAAAGGTGGAAGCTAACTCAGAGTCCAGGAAAGGTCTGGATCTTCAGTTCTCCCCTAGGAAGTTTCCCAAACGATACCACCGTAGTAAGACTGAGGAACTGCGCACCCCTACCTCCCCATCTATTGCAGAGTCTCCATTAGAAATAGACGTCTCACCTCAGCCACCGAGGACACGATCTCGGCCAAG GAGTTTTTAA